The region CTTACAGAGTTTGAGCCTTCTGCAGTGGCCCTTGAGCTACCTTGCCATCTGTGAGTACTGAACCAAGAGTGCCCAGCAAGAAGCCAACCCAAGGAGGCAGGGCCAGACCTGGGGGATGTTCTTATGGTCTTGGGAAGTCTCATTTTTGGTCTTTTGATTGACTTAGAGAGTCGAGCTGCGGAGTTCTTGTACCTTGAATGGAAAGGAAGCGATGAAGGCCCAGGGCACAGTGAGAAAAGACAGGAGTGGGGGGGCAGTCCCAATAGATATGAATGTGCCATCCAATTGCAGCCACTCCTTAACCTGCACTACTTATAGATGGCAAATGTGCTTACAGGGGTTTCCTGCAACATGGAATCGCACAGGGGAACAGCTAGCATTGTAGGCTTAGAGGAGTGGGGCCTGCggagcttttgtttcttttgtttgtcctCTTGATTGCccttgttgttttgttgctgGATTGGTTGGATTTTTTGAGAGAAGTCCGTGCTCAGTGTGCTCTCTAACTCATTATCGTCTTTctgagagctggaattgcaggagTGTGTCCACATGCCCAGCTATAGAGCCAGGATTTGAGCCATAGAATTTGCTACTCTGAGAGTGGATTGGTAGTGTTGAGTGAGAGAAAGACGGGGGCAGAATTGTGGGATGGGCAAGAGGACAAGAACAGTGGGGAGGAAACAGTATGGGGATGGGGATGTTGGCTGGGAATACtcaaggaagagatggggagtATGAGGACAAAGGAAGGTAGACCCATACCTAACACAGATTGGAGACAGGCAGGGGGGAATGATAGCTGAATGTGAGCAGTTGATAAAAAGCTTGTTCCAGGCACAGAGCCAGAGTACAGGGATGGGGACTAGACAGGGAGTCAGAGGAACAGGATGAGAGGTAGGAGGAGAACTGGGGATTGCATACGGtagatgatagaaaaaaaattccgAAGGATAAATGTCGGGACCTAGACTGTGCTGAAGCCCAGGTTCAGAGAATGGGCGTGGCTGAGTTCTGCTGCCAGTACAAATCTGGCCTTGCCTACTCTTCCCTCAGTTTGGATCCTGCAGCCATTGTTCTTTGGCCTGCTGTTCACACCCTTGTGGCTGCTGCCAACACTTTACTTTGTCTGGTTACTCCTGGACTGGAAGACTCCAAATCAAGGTAGGACTCGTGAACCTGGGAAAAAGAATGTTCCACCATAGCCTATAAGCCCGCTTGTGGGAGGGTCCCACTCACCATGCCACAGGCCTCCCTTCCAAATTCTCAGAGGCTCGAATGCCAGGCAGCTGGACCCATTCTGGAATGTCTTCCTTTCCTACCTCTGTAGCAGAGATGTGGTCCTCCACGGTGCTAGGGAATCCCTGGATGACCGAAAGGTGTGGAATAGCAATACTAACATCATCTCTACTGGCACTTTTGTCTCAGGTGGCAGGCGTTCAGCCTGGGTAAGAAACTGGTATGTCTGGAGCCACATCAGGGACTATTTCCCTATTACAGTAAGTATCCCTTCCCCAGTGTCCCTCTCAAAACACAGACATTATATCAAATAACTAGGATTCTCCATAAGAAAACTGGGCATCTTGACAGTGTCAGCTCTAACTGGATTACAGCATGGTCTTCCGTACTTTGCTGGGATATTTTAGACGTTCTTGGCACGACCTGCCTTATGACATAGGCTGAGTGAAAGTATGTTCAATCTaacaaaaattattcaaaaacTTCCACTAACCACATGTTTGGGCCTCAGAGAAGTAAGAACAATGTGATTCTTCTTGAGCAAGGCGCTCACATCTGAAGGCAAGAATGGGTAAGTGCATAATTAGAATCTGGTGCAAGACACAGAAGTGACTCTGGCAAAGGCTAGCTAGGAAATGCTTCACAGCTGGGGCAGTATCCAAGCGGCGCTTTCGGTGTTCACGGGAAGCTACCCAGGCAGATACTGGAGGCAGGTGAAGGAGGACACCGCAGAGAGAAAGTCTAGAGACAGGCTGCTCTGAGGCTCCTCTGGGTAATCTTTAAAGTCGATGACAAACTCAGCCAGTGTGTGggatttttagaatatatttatttgtatttgtgtgtgagcattTTGCGTGCATGCATGTAAGCAAACAACATACATTCAGTGCCCGAGGAGACTAGAAGGGAACACTGGAGCccctcgaactggagttacaggtggttgtgagtaaCCACATGGGCGCTGGGAACCCAAATCGGGGCCTCTGCAAGTgcagcaaatgctcctaactgctgagccagctcttcagcccgAGTCCTGAATTTTCTCAAGCGGAGCTTCCTGGCCATGACATCTAATACAACATtgcacaaagaaaatgataatgtGCATAAAGCTCTCATGGATACCGATGACTGAAACTGCTTGAACCCACAAGCAAGAGAAGAGGCTCATTAGTTCCAGTTGCCCTGGATCCTGTCTTGTCATCCCAAGGCTGTGGGGATCAAAGTCCAGGCTTCTTGAAAACAGTTGTCTGTTAGGCAACTGTTTCAGAGAATACCTGAATCCCTGACATATCTTTACCTTGTTGCTCCATGTGTGCTCATTCTCTCTCTATGCTGTTTGTTTCCATGGTTGCAGATCAGGAAGACAAAGGACCTGTCACCTTCACACAACTACATCATGGGGGTCCATCCCCACGGTCTCCTGACCTTCGGCGCCTTCTGCAACTTCTGCACTGAGGCCACAGGCTTCTCGGAGACCTTCCCAGGCATCACTCCTCACTTGGCCACGCTGTCCTGGTTCTTCAAGATCCCCATTATTAGGGACTACCTCATGGCCAAAGGTGCTTCTGATCATACTCACTGGAGTTTCTGGGCCATTTCACCGCAGCTCTTTGAAGGGTTGCGCACCATGCACCCTCTAagcctcttctccctccactGCGCAATTCCTTTGCCCTACAATCACAGTGTGAAGTCAAGGCTTATGCCCTGGAGTGAACCTGTCCAGACTTAATTCTTGGCTCTGTTGCTTGCTGTAAAATCACATGAaaattagctgggcggtggtggctcatgcctttaatcccagccagtgggaggcagaggcaggtgggtctcggtgagtttgaggccagcctggtctacagagtgagttctaggactgatTCCATAGTTactggaaatcctgtctcaagaaacaaacaaacaaaaaaaaaaaagatcataggCAAACTAGCTAATTTTCTAGCAGACTCAGCTTCCTCACCTGAAAAATAGTGCTGAAATGGTACAACGATTTAATAAGAATTCTCTTAAGTCTCTTAAACAAGTGTTCAACATAACACCTAGTACAGACTTTGTGTTCAATGAACAACAGGTATTGCTATTCATGGACTGAAAAGGGTGGAATCAGAATTGAGATTCAGAAAGTTGGATTTATCCCACTAAAACCACCCTGCTGTAGCTTCCAATTGACCTTGCCTTCAAGTGAAATGTGTTCTCTCTGCTCACTGCCGTCTCTGCCCCACACCTCTGTCCCATCTCCTTGAGCTTTTCCTCCTGTGAGCCATGGGAACCCAGAAACCAGTCTACTCTCTCTGACATTGCTCCCCTCCTCATGACTGTGCCCGCTCTGCCCTTGATTCTCTCTAGGAGTGTGTTCTGTGAGCCAGCCAGCCATCGACTATCTGCTGAGCCATGGCACTGGAAACCTCGTGGGCATCGttgtgggaggagtgggagaggcCCTGCAGAGTGTGCCTAACACCACCACCCTCCTTCTCCAGAAGCGCAAAGGGTTTGTGCGCACAGCTCTCCAACATGGGTAGGTCCCCCCAAGGGAGGAGCAGGGGGGTCCCTCTCTGCTCATTATGCTGTAGGTTGTGACAAAATGAGTACCACTTGAGTTTGCCCTCTAGGAACTTAGGACTGAGTATGAGAGATGGCTGtaattggttttttgtttgtttgttgttttttgttttgttttgttttgctttttcttttttaagctttaGGCCGTCTACTTCCTCTCATTGAGTTGCACCAGTGCCCAGGAAGTCAGACCACAAACTCTAATGCAATGTCCAGGGCAGTTAGACTCAGGCTAAAGTCAATTAAGTCCACATTTCTCTGTGTCTAGCAGATAGTCCACATTTGTCTGTGGATAGTAGGTGCAAGGGACACTACAAAACAATGAGTTTATGTGAAGAGCTGGAATCTGGAGCCTGATTGAAAATCCTGGCTCCAGGAGGCTTGAAGTGTAGTTCTGAGGTAGAGCAACTGTCGAACATGCATGAGACTCTAGGTTCCATCCCAGTGCCAGATAAGtaatcatgatgatgatgataatcatcataataatagccctggctgtatgGCTTACTATGAATATTGGGATTGCATCCTGAGCCTTGGGATCTTCATCTTCCTGATACAGCTACTGATCATTGTTCCTCCTGCATGGGATGACTGGGCTTCACAGCTCCAACAGACCTTTAACTTAtgatcccctgcctcagcttcatgaGTAGCTTCGGTTATAGATCTAAGCCCCCAGGTCCAGTAAGTTATGAATGAATTCAGTCATAAAATATCTACCATGTACCTTGCAcccatggggggggggttgttaaATATTAGATGCACTGtcttgggaaaggaaggaaaaagggagctGGTATCTGGAGTGATCGGGAGCTTACCAGTCCAGTGGTCTAGTTCACTGGACACAGGGGCAATTGTCTGCTGCATACTCAGGGAGGACACAAACCTGTCTTTAAATAACCTCCCCTCAGGGGCCTATCAGTCCGGACTATAACATACAGGGAGAGCTCTGAGTTGGCCAGGAGACCTGGGTTCTAGTCTAGGACCTGCTACTCTCTGGCTGCCTGTAAAGTCTTGTCTTTTATGGGCCTGGGCTCTGGTTTCCCCACCATGTCCTCTCTATTATAAAGAACCAATCGGGTAACACATACCAaattgctgtgttttctttttctcagatacGGGCTGTAAGGagccttagttttttttttgttctttgttctagAGCATCCACTGTTCACTGTGGGCTCTTGTGgcctttagaaaagaaacaatgcTCCAGTCCCATGACCCAAGGACAGACAGACTACCTTCTGATTGGTCTCCTTGGGGAGGGGCATttcaaatatgtgtatatatccacATTACCCGTATCCTGTGATTTCTCGAACAGAAAGTTAGATGTTTCATTCTCGACACCCACTGGAAATTGGTCACCATGTGGGTCTCTTCCAAGCTCTTCTTTCCTGTCTGCATCTCTGTGTCTTGCCTTGGGAATCTAGGCTAGAGTTGATACTCTCATTGTCCTGGAAATTCTCAAGACAGGGCATACCAAATAGGGGACCCTGTGAAGTGCAAAAAGAATGAATTAGGTCTCTAGCACTGCATCTTAGTGGAAGAGTGCCTGGCCTTAAAAGTCCTTCCAGCATGGTTTCCACAATAGTCTGTGTCTGAGAAATGAAGATTTTCCTACAGAGCTCATCTGGTCCCTACTTTCACGTTTGGAGAAACTGAGGTATATGACCAAGTGCTGTTTCATAAGGAGAGCTGGATGTACAAGTTCCAAAGCTTCTTCCGCCGGATctttggtttctatttctgtgtcttCTATGGACAAGGCTTCAATCAAGGTTCCTTGGGACTCCTACCATACCACAAGCCCATTGTCACTGTAGGTGAGTGCTGCTCTCAGCCTCGGGGCCATCTAAGCTCTTTCTCCCAACTCTGTAGCTGCATCTTACCCCTCCTCCACCAAATAAGAGGGCAGCAGAGTGGGAGAAGCTGAGGGCTGACAGGAGTGGCcctagaaaggagaggagagtggaAAAAATGAGGGTTCTGGCACGTTCACTCTTCgattttttttcatctcttttgacAGTTGGGGAGCCTTTGCCCCTGCCCCGTATTGAAAACCCGAGTCCAGAGATGGTGAACAAATACCATGAGCTCTACATGGATGCCCTACACAAGCTGTTTGACCAGCATAAGGTCCAGCACGGCTGCTCCAACACCCAGAAGCTGCTTTTCTTGTGATTGAAGAGACTCCCCTTGAGAGCACCTGCTTTGGAGAGAATCGGAGAGTCCTGggaaaggaagatgaaggaggCTGTGCGCATGCTCAGCGAGGGGACATTGAGAGCTCCTTTCTGACAATAGTACTGCCCATGCCCACACCCCCACAGGAGTTGTCCCTGAGGAGTTCCACCCACCCAGTCTTCAGAGGGGCACATCCTAAGGTCCTTCTAATCTCGGGCCTTGCTGAACTTGAAACCCTAGATCCCGAAGGACTCAAACGATGACCAGGCAGTTACcactccagtttttaaaaatcttaataaaacatttaaattaatatgttctTTGCATCCCATAAATTTAGCCCGTTTGACGTGCAAAGTCCAGCAGTGGTTAGTATCTCCAGACAGCTGTACAACGACCACCACAAGCTGTTTTGGGATTCTTTCAAGCACCGCTAGAAACCCAGTACACACTTCAGTTACTGCCCGCTGCCTCAGCAGCTGGCAATCGCTGATTTCCCTTGTCCTTAAGGCTGTGACAGTCTGAACACTTCCTAGAAACGAAACAAAGTGGCATATGTTATTTCATGATTGGCTTCTTTCTTTCAGGGTATTTTCGAGGTTCCTCCGTATTATAGCATGCAACAGTGTTCCattctttgtggctgaataaCGGTCTATTATGGGTGACCCGCATTTTGTTGATCCAGTCATTAGTGGAAGGACCTCTCTTTTGTCCCACTTTTCAGCTACTATGAACAGTGCTGTTACAAATAttcatgtataattttaaaaattatcttctgtCCTCAAATACAAAGGCTTACTTCCTCACCACTGCCAAGTGTGATTTTAGACAGACAAAAGGTGCCTTACTCGAGATCAGCTCTCCATTGACATaagtatttcatatttattttcctttctatggTCCCAGGCTATCTTAATCATTACAAAATTCTATCTatagcttttttttctaaaagttgtACTCTGctttactttcttgttttttgtttgtttgtttgtttgagatgctatctcacgtagcccaggctacccaCAAACTTGCTAGGtgtcagaggatgaccttgaatttcttatcCTCCTATCTCTTTCTccgaaatgctgggattatgtgagtgtgccaccacacctggtttacgtggtgctgggaatggaattcagGGCCTAGGACATGCTAAGTACATGGGAACAGGATATCTGTGTTTCATGCTACCATCTCCAGCTCCTGAACTGTGGGAAGtttaaaggagtaaataaaaacagatgtctcttacttcagaaaaaaaaccaGCAAGAGGCACTTTGAGAGCCTGGAGAGAGagcacagtggttaagaatgcatgttgctcttgcagagagagaggaacccAAATtgggttcccagaatccacattagGCAActccacaagcacctgtaactccagctccagggaagtcagcaccctcttctggcctcctccggcccttcactcacacacacaaagccgCATACATCCAGATAAAAATAAGACACATTTTCAAATTCACCAAATACCCCAAAGTTAAGGgtctatttgcatttcttttttttttaaattttatttactttttaatatttacttattatgtttacaatattctgtctgtgtgtatgcctgcaggccagaagagggcaccagaccccattacagatggttgtgagccaccatgtggttgctgggaattgaactcaggacctttggaagagcaggcaatgctcttaacctctgagccatctctccagccccccatttgcatttcttttctttttgccttggCTTGACTCTTAACTGTTCCACCTTctcttattttacataattttggGTCTATTTCTAACCCAGACTTCCCTTGTAAGCAATAGTCAAGTGGATCCAATTTCCCAGCCTCCAACAAACGCCTTCCACTCATCCCCGTCCCAAGCAAGTCATTGCCTTCCTCCAAATTCCCATTGTATCCCCAAATTTACTACTTTTTCTTAATTCAACAAACCCCTCCTCTCCTCTACTACCATAATCTAGACAAAGACCTTACCAAAATTCATTGACTATTGCTATTCCTTCTAGTAAAATCTGTTCTAGTCAATCCTTCCATCAGGCTACCTTGCTGAATCTTAAATCCGATTAGTCATCCTTCACTTAAAATTGTTTCTTGCTTCTACAATGGCCCTACCAATATACTCTAACTTATGCTCTGGGTACCACTAATGCTCTTAGATGCTAATAATTACTGAACAGAAGATAATAGTAAAAACGAGCTTGGGAGGTGCTAGAGTAGATAGATATACTTACTGAAGTGTTTTTAGAGTCTTTAGACTTTAGCTCTAAAATTTAGAACATTAATGGAcatagtaattttctttttaaagatttttattcatttgttgagaatttcataaattgTGTCTTGATTATATTCATCCCTCTCTACATCTTCTCCAAGATCTTACCCCCATTCCATATCCACCCAACTCTGTGTCCTCGTTGTTTTAAACCATCAAGTCCCATAAGTACTTCCTATATATTCTTGGGTGTGTGGTCATCCATTGGAGCACATTAGACCTACCAGGCACCatgctcccccccccaaaaaaagctaactcttctttttcttgacagCTGTCAATTACCAATAACTCCTCAGCTAGAGGCGGGAATTCATGCCCACCTCCtacctccatgctgggattttgtctggcttaagTTTGTGCAGGTCTCATGCATGCCATCAGAACTGTTCATATGTGTAACTCCCCTATCGTGTACATAATTATTCAGAATTCTTCTGTACTGACAAGTTGCCtccagcaatttaaaaaaatgtataatgaaGCCTAATTATCAAGTTATTTTACATGATTATGATTTCCTGACCCTAAGAAAGCATTGCCTACTTAACCAGGTTGTTTTGCTTGCCTATATCATCTGATTCTTCTGTAATAAGGACTTTGCTTCATAATACTGAGAAACCAAGGTTTTACAATTAGATGACAAAACTCTgtaattttaaagatgtattttaattcttatgtttttgaagttttattttattacattttatttatttgtggggtaGGAGGAATGAGATGGTACATACTATCGAGCACATATAAAAGTCAGAAGGCAACAACGgacttggttttctccttcaaCCATACATGTTCTGGGAATCCAGCTCGGGTCATTGGACTTGAAAGAGCTTTTACTCACTAAACCATCTTGCCAGTGGTAGAATTTATTGCTAATTAAAATTTACACAAGCCAGCCCTATTGTTTTGGCGATGTCTTcacaaatcaaaatttaaaaaaccccaattttaaaagcaaattgcCATATACGAAGAATCGGTGACAAATTTGAAGATCGGCACTATCTGTTCCCATGGAAACTCCAGGTTAAagtcaaggaaagaaaatggctttAGAGTTGGACCATCCTCATCTGTCTTTTGTCTACCAAGTATCTGAATTAGAAAGCATAGTAAGCAGTTATAAACATGATTCTAAATAGGAAGAAAATCTGAGGTGCATATAATAAAGAATTAAGGATTTAGCCAGGCCTGGTAgcataggcctgtaatcccagctatgccggaggctgaagcaggaggattgcaattTAAGGCTTACCTGGGCTACAGACTTAAACTCAAAGTTATCACGAGCAACTTAGTAAGAATTTATCTCAAAATCAAAGCACAAAGGGAACTGGGATGTGGTTCGGCGGCAAAGCAGGTGCATAGCATGCACAACAccccgggttcaatccccaggcctTAAAACAAAGCTATGTCTGGTGGCACGGGCTTGTGAtttcagctactcaggaggctgaggcaggaagaccacaggTTCAAATCCTGACAGGCCATTtgaatgagaccctatctcaaaataaaacattcaaaaggcAAAAAGGactgggaatatggctcagtggtagagtgcttgcttagtataCATGAGGCACTGGGCTCAAATACCTTGGAAATGGATTGTATCACTCAAAGTAGAAAGAATAGAGAAGCCTGAGCTGAAagatagtgcacgcctttaatcccagcacccgggaggcagaggcaggcagaggcaggcagatctctgagtctgagaccagcatgagtctacagagtgagttccaggacagccagggtacacaaagaaaccctgtcttgaaaaaccgaataaacaaacaaacaaacaaacaaatatttttaaaagaggaaggaagaaagcctaAAGTCCAAATTGTTagagtttttctctttcttttctattggcacatggtcttactatgtaacccaggtcTAACCTCCAACTCCCTATGTCGGGAGGCTAGCCTCCTATGCACATCCTCTTGCTTTAGCATCCTAGGGGCTATGGTTACAGGCAGCATCCATCTCTACTGgcacaactgttttttttttttttttgctttgtttcctgttttctccctACGAGGTGAATGATCTCTTCCTTCACACACTCCCACTACTATGCTATTCTGACTCACCTTGTGTCCAGAATCAACAGAGCCAAGGACCAGTAGCTAAAATAAGTCTTTGCTCCTTGGGGCTGTTCTTTTAGGTAATTAATTTGGTTTCAGACAGATAAATGTGACTAAAATATCCCTTTCCTCCTGTGCAGAACACAAAACTCTTCAAAGATGAGCGACCATTTTGCAATCAAAAGGCTAAACATAGAACTGAAAAGATGGCAAAACGAGCAGTTATAAGCGTTCTCTTGAGTATTTGGAAGGCAAGCCTGGCTAGTCAGCAAAACAGTGATAGTAAATTTCCCATTAGGGCCCATGACTTCTCCAACCAAAGACTCTTGACCAGTTTTACAGAACTAGGCATGAGTCCCcactgcaaatatatatatatatatatatatatatatatatatatatatatgtatatatatatatatatcatatacatatatataacaactTTCTTCTCCCGTCCTCTCCCTACTTTCTCCAGTTCTGCGGGTTTACTACGATAGGACCTCATACACGCTAAGTAAATATTCTAGCTGTacccttatttatt is a window of Arvicola amphibius chromosome X, mArvAmp1.2, whole genome shotgun sequence DNA encoding:
- the Awat1 gene encoding acyl-CoA wax alcohol acyltransferase 1; translation: MPCSKKPDYLQSLSLLQWPLSYLAIFWILQPLFFGLLFTPLWLLPTLYFVWLLLDWKTPNQGGRRSAWVRNWYVWSHIRDYFPITIRKTKDLSPSHNYIMGVHPHGLLTFGAFCNFCTEATGFSETFPGITPHLATLSWFFKIPIIRDYLMAKGVCSVSQPAIDYLLSHGTGNLVGIVVGGVGEALQSVPNTTTLLLQKRKGFVRTALQHGAHLVPTFTFGETEVYDQVLFHKESWMYKFQSFFRRIFGFYFCVFYGQGFNQGSLGLLPYHKPIVTVVGEPLPLPRIENPSPEMVNKYHELYMDALHKLFDQHKVQHGCSNTQKLLFL